The sequence below is a genomic window from Barrientosiimonas humi.
CGGATGGACAGGTACGCCGACCAGCTCGCACTCCACCCGGGGAACGCTCGCGGCGACAACCCCGGCTACCCCGTCCCGTTCAACGCTCTCCTGGCCCAGGTCGTCGACCCGCTGCAGGTGAAGTACAGGGACGCGCTGCTGTACGACGAGCGGCTCTTCCCGGACCACGACAACTACCAGTGATCTGCCTCTGCCAGATCCGCGTAGCCCTCGACGACTGACCATCGGGGGTCGAGCTGAAAAGCCTTGTCGCCGTTGATCCCTCGACGGTGGAACGCCGGCGCCCACACCAGCGCGTGGTTGTCCCCGTAGACACCGTTGCTGAGGTAGGCACCCCAGTAGGAGAACGTCGAGTTCGTGAGCACCAGCCGCCGCGCTGAGGCGAGCTGTGCCAGATTCTCCACCGGCCCGTCTCCCGCTCGCTGGTAAGTGACCTCCCCGAACTCGGCAAGGAAGCCCAGCTCGGCGGCACACCACCCCGGGTCGTCGGAGACGACATCTACCCGCGTGATCGCCTGTTGCTGCCTGGCCCCGTGCATGGCCGCGCGCACGTAGCCACGCACGTCGAACCCGTAGAGCAGTCGAAGCTGCGGATCCGAGTAGTAGTCGCCCCGGCGAACGTTGACCGTCACCACGTCCTCGCGCGCTTCACGGGTGACCGGGAGGTCCGACCTCAGGAGTCGCTCGCGCACGAAGTCCGGGAGGAACTGCTCGGGGAACTTGTCGAAGTCTTGCGACCAGTCGCACTCTCGCGCGTCCGAGAAGCGCAGCTCGTCGCGAGCCAGGAGCAGCGGCTCGATGCGCGGGAACACCTCGAGCCACGCACGCATGGCGTCGGTCTGCAGGACCCACCAGTCACGACCGGTCGCCTGGCCGTAGTGGCCCCAGAGCCAGAAGGAGAACATGTTGCCGACGCCGATCCCGGACTCGGGGGGCATGTTCACCGTCCGATGGCGGCCGTTCGCCCGCCAGGCGTCCAGCCCCTTCAGGGCGTGAAAGCGGGCGAACCGGGCTGCCCGGGCGGACGCGCTCCTGCCTGATTCCGCAGTGCGGCTCACTTCCACCGACCGGTCTCTCGGACGAACGCGATCTTGCGTCGCACGCGCTTGCGCGCCGCGCGCCCCAGGAGCGCGACCTCGCGACCGACCATCTCGCGGCGTGGCATCTCTTCGCGACGGCGGACCGAGAATCGATCGAGCAGCCCCTCGGGCACCAGCTCTTGTCCCATGCCGAATCGGCGGCCGAAACGGGCCACCTTGAGCGGTTTGTCGCCGGGGCCGCAGAAGTGCACTGCGAAGGCGTCGCTCAGGTCGCCGTCGTAGTAGTGGGCCCGAGAGTTGAGCCGACGGTGACCGACGATGGTCACGCCCTCGGTGAATTCCGGGTTGTCGCGGATCGTGCGCCAGATCGCGTCTTGATCGCCGAAGGTGTACAGCCCCTCGTCAGTCTCGGACCAGTCCGATCTGATCTCCTCGAGGTCCCGGGTCTGCGCCGCATCGAGGAAGGCGAAGGTGCGTGGGTCGTTGCGCAGGAGCAGCACACCGCTGTTGACCCGGGTCCAGGTGTCGTCCGGTTCTCGCGGCCCTTCGGCGAGCACGAGGAACGCATCGTTGTCCGTCGCCTCAGCGATCAGCTCTTCCACGGTCCGGCTCTGCAGGTCGGTGACGTAGACGTCGTCGTCCAGATAGAGGACCCAGTCGAAGTGCGGCAGGATCTCTCGGACCAGCTCGAACTTGTAGTAATAGACGGTGTCCACGCCCGGGGCCAGGCCGATCCCGATGTGATGGGTGAACCCGTGAAGACCGGCGAAAACCTTGTGGTTGACGTACGAGCGATAGCGCACCTCGTCACCACCGCTCGCCACGCACACGCGCGGACTAGGCGTCATTCGCGTTCACCTCCGCGGAGGATTCTCCCTCACGACGTGTCGCCCAGCCGTGCTGGATGACCGCCCGCTGGCTGCGGAACCCCGACAACGGCTGGACATCTCGCCCGGCCAGGCGACGGGCGCCGTTCCAGCCGAGATTGACCAGACTCGCCGCCATCAACCCCACGCGCAGAGCTGTCGGCGAACCCCACTTCTGCTGGTAGCGGAACCGGGAGTCGACGACCCAGCCAGCCCGGCGGAGCGGGTCGGACGACCCCCCGCCCTCGTGCTCGAGCGTCGGGGACGGCAAGACGACGACGGGCAGTCCGCGCTCCTCGTGGAGACGCCGCTGCAGGTCGATCTCCTCGCTGTTCATGAAGAACCGCTCGTCGAACCCGCCGACCGCCTGGACGTCATCCGTCGGCATCAGCAGGCACACCCCGACCGCCCAGTCCGTGACGGCCACGGAGGGCGAGGACCAGCCGGCGACGTCGTTGCCGAGCGCTCGCTCCAGCCACGGCCGACCGTGGAAGCGGGCAAGGGGCTCAAGCCACTCGACGACGTGCTGGCGCGGCGTGGGCCACAACCGCGTGACGCACAAGTCACGTTGCTGACGGACCTGCACGGACAGCACGGCTGGCCACCACGGGTCGGCTGCCGCCAGCAGGTCGGAGACGAAGTGGGGCTCGACCTGGACATCGCTGTTGAGCACCAGCACCGCGTCCTCATCGACGACGGCGAGCCCCGAGTTCACCGCAGACCCGAACCCACCGTTCGTCTGCCGCCGCACCACCTCGAAACCTTCCCCGCTGGGAAAGGGGACCGGAGACGCGTCGTCCACGACGATGACCCGGCAGTCGCTGCCCCTTTGGTCGTTGAGCTGCCGAACGAGCAGCTGAGTCGGGGCAGGGTCACCGAAGTGCGGGATGATCACTGCCACAGACGCGTTCGTCACCACAGCCGCTCCAGCTCCTTCACCCGCTGCACCATCGTGTGCTCGGCCAGCGTGCGCTGCCGCGCCCGGCGTCGCAGCTCGACGAACTCGCCGGGATGCTCGACGACCCGCCGCGCGACGTCCACCAGTTCGTCGTGACCGGAGAAGACCAGGATCTCCCGCCCGGGCTCGTAGAGCTCGCTGACGTCGGGCCGGTCGATGAGCTGCACACCACCGACCGCGCTGGCCTCGTAGGTGCGCATGGTGAAGCCGTCCTGGTCGCCGTGCACGTTCAGCGTCGCGGCGCTGTCCCGCATGATCGCGAGCGCCTGGTCGTAGGGGACGTCGCGCGAGTTGGGCAACGGGTTCGGTCGCAGCCGCCAGGTGCGCGCCCGGTCGATCGGGTGGTCCGACCACCCGCGGCCCCATGCGTGGACCGGAAGCCCAGCCTGGTGCATCGCGCTCAGCGCGGCGGTCCGGTTCGGCAGCGGCGCACCGACGAAGCTGACCAGCCCGTCCGCCTCGCTCGTGGCTGCCGGAACCTTGCGGTCGTCGAACCCGGTCCGCACGTGCAGCGCGGGGATTCCCTTCTCGCGCAACGCTTCTGCGTCGCCACTGCTGTAGGTCGCGATGCGGGCGACCTGGGCGAGGTCGGCGGGGTCGTACGTCATCCGCCGCAGCTCGTCGTAGAGCCAGACCGCGACCTTCCTCCCGCCGGACGAGGCCTCGTCCCAGAAGGCCGGGGTCAGCAGGTCGCCCCGGACGACCAGCACGATGTCCGGCCGGAACTGCCGCATCCGCGCGATGGCACGGTCGGTGGCGTAGGAAGCCGACTGGACCAGCGCGCCGTTCCCCCGGACCTTCGCCGGCAGCTCGAAGGCGAGCTTGTTCCAGGCCTTGCGTGCGCGGGAGTCCACGGCGTCGTAGCGGTGCACGGCCACGTCGTAGCCGCGCCGCGACAGCGCGTCACCAATGGAGTCGCCGTACCCGTGGAACCCGGGCGCGACCACGAGCAGCCGGCTCATGCCGACCGGCTCCGCAGCTGCTTGGCCGGGACACCGCCGACGACGGCTCCTGCCGGCACGTCGGACACCACCACCGCACCCGCCGCCACCGTGGCGCCGTCACCGATCTGGACGCCGCCGAGCACGACGACGTTCTGACCCAGAAAGACGTCGTCGCCGATCGTGACGGCCCCGGTCCCGTGCACGCCGTGCCGGTCGGCCCGCTCGTGGTCGGTGCTGGTCACCATGACGTTGTCGGCCAGCACGCACCGCCGGCCGAGCTCGACCGGGTCGATCGAGTGCAGGTGCACGCGGTGACCGATGTAGCAGCCGTCACCGATGACGAGGCTGCTGCCCGCGCCCTCGGTGGCGAGCCACGCACCGTCGCGCACGAGCACGCCGCTGCCGATGCTGATGCGCTCGACCCCCATGAGCATGAGGGGTGAGACCACGACGGTGCCGGCACCGATACCGCCGAAGGCAGCCCGCATGACGGGCATGCCGAGCTGTGCCAGGCGATAGCGCAGGCCGGCGCGCTTCTCGACCAGGAGCCGGGCGAGCTTGTTGCTCATGGCGCAGCCCACCATCGATCGGCCAGCCGCGGCTCTTCGCCGAACCGCGCGCCGATGGCCAGACCGAGCACGATGAAGGCGCCCGTCGTCATGAACACCTCACCGAGCTTCCACCCGCACACGAGGATCACGACGGTCGCCGCCTCTGCGACCAGCAGGGGCCTCGGCACAGTCACCCTCCGGCTGAGGGGCCCCAGCGCCAGGACGCCGAACGCCAAGATCGTCGCGTAGAGGAAGACGTAGCCACCCTCGACGAACGCCTGGGCGTAGGAGTCGTGCATGAAGGCTCGCCGACCACCCTGGAGGATGACGAACCCCTGGTTGAGGCCCAGACCGGTCGGCGGGGTGTAGCCGACCTTGACCTCCGTGGCAGCGTCGATCTGCTCGCGGTACCAGTCGGTGCCCACCCGGTCGGAGAAGACTCCGATCTGTGCGAACTGCGTCTCGATGAAGATCGCCATCCACACCCCGGCGGCCGCCGCTGCCAGCCGGAACGTCATGCCGAGACGGTTGCGCAGCAGCAGCCACGCCACGGCCAGGGCGAACGCCATCATCGACGTGCGCGAGCCGGTGAGGAACAGCAGGGCGCTCGACAGGGCCAGCCACGGGACCGTCCAGCGTCGCGGGACCGCGAGCAGCCCCAGGATCCCGATGAGCGCGTAGTAGAAGCCGGCGACGTTCTTGTCGTTGTAGAACCCGCTGAGGTAGGGCGGGTAGTTGTTCGGCGCCACGCCGGCGTAGAAGGCGAGGGCGTTGAACAGCGGCGAGATGGCCGCTCCGGCGAAGAACGACATCGGGTCGATGCGCCGCTGCGCGACGACCGCGGCCACGGTCAGGATCAGGAAGAAGCGGAAGCTGCGCTGCGCCCAAGGCTGCCCCTGGTCGATGGACACCAGGATCAGGTAGCCGAAGACCGCCGACCCGAGCAGATAGAGCACACCTCCCCACCGCACGTGCACCGTGGGTCGCCGGAACGCGGCCACCGCGATGATCAGTCCGGAGAGCACGACGCCGAACGGGGCCGGACCGATCGTGTAGTTGTTGAGCACGAGCAACGCGCCGAGCGCGAAGTCGATGGCATTGACCCGCGCCCAGTAGGCGCTGCTTCGCTCCAGCCACCGAGGCTTGGCCGACGCGGTGGCCACCGTGGCTCCGCTCGGCTGGGTCGGCGTCGCGAGGGTCACCTCAGCCCACCGTGTTCTTGCTCCGTCGCCGCTTGCGCGCTGCCCGGCTGCTGGTCGGCTCGGCGTCCTCGACGTCGTCGGCGCGAGACCGCTCGGGCGACTGCTGCTCGGGCTCGGCGGCGGCGTAGTAGTCCTTGTAGTAGCCGGTGTAGCCGGTGTAGCTGTAGGCCGAGTCGGTCAACGACCGCTTCGAGGCCGCGTTGAGGACCACCCCGAGCAGTCGCGCCTTCGTCTGGTCGAGCAGCTTGGTGCTCTGCTCGAGCGCGGCCCGGTGCGTCCGGCCGAGGCGGGTGACCAGGATCGTGCCGTCGGCAGCAGCGCTGAGGAGCGCGCCGTCGGTCACGGCGAGCACGGGCGGCGCGTCGATGATGACCATGTGGTCGGCCGCCAGTCGCTCGATGAGCCGGTGCATCGCGTTGGAGCCCACGAGCTCGGACGGGTTCGGCGGGATGCGCCCCGCGGGCAGGATCTGCAGGCCGCGGGTGCCCGACTCGACCAGCGCCTCCTCGAGCGGCACGTCCCCGGCGAGCACCTGGGTGACGCCCACCCCGGAGTCGACGTTGAACTGGTCGCCCTGGGTGGGGCGGCGCAGGTCGCAGTCGATGAGCACGACCGGCTGCCCGGCCACTGCCATGAGGCGGGCGAGCTGCGCGGCGATGGTCGATTTGCCGTCGCCCGGGGCCGGTGAGGTGACGACCACCGACCGCGGCGGAGCGTCGACGCTGACGAAGCGCAGGTTCGTGCGCAGCTGGCGCAGCGCTTCGCCGGCGGCACCGCTGACCCGCTTCGACGCCTGGCCCTTGCGGACCTTCAGCGACTTCGTCTCGGGGACGACACCGAGCACCGCCTTGCCGGTGAGCAGCTCGACCTGCTCCTGGCTGCGGATCCGCGCGTCCAGCGCGCGGCGACCGAACGCGATCAGCCCGCCGAGGATGGCGCCGGCGAGACCGCCGAGGATGAGGTTGCGGATCACGCCCGGACGCACCGGCGAGGACGGCAGCGCGGCCGGTTCGTAGGCCAGCACGTTGATGCTGGTCATCCCCCGCATCTGCTCCTCGGACGTCTCTCGCCCCTGGGTGCGGCCGAAGGTCTCGAGCCGGAGCGCCTCCACGCGGAGGGCGGAGAGCGTCGCGTTGGCCAGCGCCTGTGCGTCCCGCGCCGTGGGCGCCTGGGCGGTCACGTTGATGAAGGGCGACCCCTCGGACGCCGTGGCTGTGACGGTGCCGTCACGGGTGATTCCCTGCGACGCGAGCGTGCGGTCGGCCCGCTGGGCGACCGCGCTGGTGTTGACCAGCGAGGCGTACATCGATGCGCGGCTGACGGTCACCGTGTCACCGGACATGGTGTCGCCGACCGAGATGGTGCTGCCGGCGACGACCACGCCGCGCGACTCGGCGACGTACGTCGTCGGCCGGGTGAGCGTGTAGGCCGCCGCGAGGATGAGGCCGATCATCAGGCCGACGGCCACGCTGAGCCACGATCGGCGCAGCAGTCGGATCAGGTCGAGGATGGTCACGGTGCTCCCGGGGTGGTGTTCTCCAGCAGGCCCACGGCGGTGAGCTCGGTCAGGCAGGTCTGGACGTCGGCGCGGATCAGGTCGGGGGCTTGGTCGAGTGCCTGGCTCACCTCGTCGACGACCTCGTCGGGCGTGTGCTTGCCGAGCGCCGCGTCCCACACGAGGTAGGCCGTGGTCGACAGCACGTGCACCGGCCCCCCGTCGGCATGGACCGCGTAGGCGACCTCTTCGTCACCGTGCCAGACGACGTCGTCCGGGGTCTTCCAGGTCATGCTCTCCCCCTCTTTAGACCCCGGCGGGCAAGGATACCGGCCTGCGAGAACGCTGTCCTGAGGCGGTGCAGATTGGCCCGGGCGTAGTCGGCCCGGGTGGGCTCGCGGCCCAGGTCTTCGCGCAGAAGATCGGGGTTGACCGAGACGAACGCGCGCGCCACCCGCGCCTTGGCGACCGGCCCGCGCGCGGACTGGAACCGGCCCGCCCACTCGTGGAACCGGTTGGGGTCGCGCTCGGAGAAGTGCCGCCAGAGGCGGTAGTCGGGGTGGTGGCGGAACTGCTCGAGCTCCCCGGTGGCCGCGGCGAGCGCCACCTCGGCGTCGAACTCGCGGGCCAGCGACCGCACCTGTGCGCGCTCCGCGTCGCTCGCGTCGAGCCAGGTGCGGGTGTGGTCCTCGACCGCCATGCCGCCGCTGCGGGCCGCGTGCAGCAGCAGGATGAACCGTTGCGCCGGCACGGCGGGCACGGGGCAGGGCACGTGGGCCAGCTCGATGCGGGTCGCGTCGCGCCAGAGCCGGTCGAACGCCTCGGTGGCGTCGATGCCGAACCCCGGCCAGCTGCGGTGGAGGTCGAGCAGCCCGAGGTATTCGTGCCGCAGGTTGAAGGCGTGACCGAAGGCCGACCCCTCGTCGAACCCGCTGACCCGCACCCAGCCGTGCTGCAGCAGTGCGTCGAGCAGCCGGTCGACGTGCTCGGGGCGCACCAGCACGTCCGCGTCGAGGCTCTGCCGTCCCGGGTCGCGCAGCGAGGCGTGGGCCGCGGGGCCCTTCAGGTGCAGCAGGTCCACCCCGTGCTCGTCGGCGAGACGCTGGGCGACCCCGTGCGCGAGGCGCACCCGCACGGCGACCGGGACATCCTCGATCACGCCGGACCACTCCGCGACCGGCTCGCCGTCAAGCCCGCCACCACCCGCCGTACGTCCGCGTCCAGCGCCCGCGCGCAGGCTCGCGCGGCCTCGGGACCCTTGCCCATCGGGTCGGCGATGTCTTCTTCGGGGCGCACCCCCGCGCGGTGCCGGCGGATCGCGCCGGCCAGGTCGGGCCCGGCCTCCCCCGACGGAAGGCGTTCGAGCGTGCGCGCCAGCTGCCCGAGCGTCAGCGTGACCGACGCCCGCGCCGGGAAGTCCTCGATCACTCGCTCGCGCTGCGTCCGTTGCATGGTGACGACGAGGTCGGCC
It includes:
- a CDS encoding alpha-1,2-fucosyltransferase produces the protein MPPESGIGVGNMFSFWLWGHYGQATGRDWWVLQTDAMRAWLEVFPRIEPLLLARDELRFSDARECDWSQDFDKFPEQFLPDFVRERLLRSDLPVTREAREDVVTVNVRRGDYYSDPQLRLLYGFDVRGYVRAAMHGARQQQAITRVDVVSDDPGWCAAELGFLAEFGEVTYQRAGDGPVENLAQLASARRLVLTNSTFSYWGAYLSNGVYGDNHALVWAPAFHRRGINGDKAFQLDPRWSVVEGYADLAEADHW
- a CDS encoding glycosyltransferase family 2 protein, which codes for MAVIIPHFGDPAPTQLLVRQLNDQRGSDCRVIVVDDASPVPFPSGEGFEVVRRQTNGGFGSAVNSGLAVVDEDAVLVLNSDVQVEPHFVSDLLAAADPWWPAVLSVQVRQQRDLCVTRLWPTPRQHVVEWLEPLARFHGRPWLERALGNDVAGWSSPSVAVTDWAVGVCLLMPTDDVQAVGGFDERFFMNSEEIDLQRRLHEERGLPVVVLPSPTLEHEGGGSSDPLRRAGWVVDSRFRYQQKWGSPTALRVGLMAASLVNLGWNGARRLAGRDVQPLSGFRSQRAVIQHGWATRREGESSAEVNANDA
- a CDS encoding CgeB family protein, giving the protein MSRLLVVAPGFHGYGDSIGDALSRRGYDVAVHRYDAVDSRARKAWNKLAFELPAKVRGNGALVQSASYATDRAIARMRQFRPDIVLVVRGDLLTPAFWDEASSGGRKVAVWLYDELRRMTYDPADLAQVARIATYSSGDAEALREKGIPALHVRTGFDDRKVPAATSEADGLVSFVGAPLPNRTAALSAMHQAGLPVHAWGRGWSDHPIDRARTWRLRPNPLPNSRDVPYDQALAIMRDSAATLNVHGDQDGFTMRTYEASAVGGVQLIDRPDVSELYEPGREILVFSGHDELVDVARRVVEHPGEFVELRRRARQRTLAEHTMVQRVKELERLW
- a CDS encoding acyltransferase, producing MSNKLARLLVEKRAGLRYRLAQLGMPVMRAAFGGIGAGTVVVSPLMLMGVERISIGSGVLVRDGAWLATEGAGSSLVIGDGCYIGHRVHLHSIDPVELGRRCVLADNVMVTSTDHERADRHGVHGTGAVTIGDDVFLGQNVVVLGGVQIGDGATVAAGAVVVSDVPAGAVVGGVPAKQLRSRSA
- a CDS encoding zinc ABC transporter permease, giving the protein MTLATPTQPSGATVATASAKPRWLERSSAYWARVNAIDFALGALLVLNNYTIGPAPFGVVLSGLIIAVAAFRRPTVHVRWGGVLYLLGSAVFGYLILVSIDQGQPWAQRSFRFFLILTVAAVVAQRRIDPMSFFAGAAISPLFNALAFYAGVAPNNYPPYLSGFYNDKNVAGFYYALIGILGLLAVPRRWTVPWLALSSALLFLTGSRTSMMAFALAVAWLLLRNRLGMTFRLAAAAAGVWMAIFIETQFAQIGVFSDRVGTDWYREQIDAATEVKVGYTPPTGLGLNQGFVILQGGRRAFMHDSYAQAFVEGGYVFLYATILAFGVLALGPLSRRVTVPRPLLVAEAATVVILVCGWKLGEVFMTTGAFIVLGLAIGARFGEEPRLADRWWAAP
- a CDS encoding polysaccharide biosynthesis tyrosine autokinase, with the translated sequence MTILDLIRLLRRSWLSVAVGLMIGLILAAAYTLTRPTTYVAESRGVVVAGSTISVGDTMSGDTVTVSRASMYASLVNTSAVAQRADRTLASQGITRDGTVTATASEGSPFINVTAQAPTARDAQALANATLSALRVEALRLETFGRTQGRETSEEQMRGMTSINVLAYEPAALPSSPVRPGVIRNLILGGLAGAILGGLIAFGRRALDARIRSQEQVELLTGKAVLGVVPETKSLKVRKGQASKRVSGAAGEALRQLRTNLRFVSVDAPPRSVVVTSPAPGDGKSTIAAQLARLMAVAGQPVVLIDCDLRRPTQGDQFNVDSGVGVTQVLAGDVPLEEALVESGTRGLQILPAGRIPPNPSELVGSNAMHRLIERLAADHMVIIDAPPVLAVTDGALLSAAADGTILVTRLGRTHRAALEQSTKLLDQTKARLLGVVLNAASKRSLTDSAYSYTGYTGYYKDYYAAAEPEQQSPERSRADDVEDAEPTSSRAARKRRRSKNTVG
- a CDS encoding PqqD family protein, whose product is MTWKTPDDVVWHGDEEVAYAVHADGGPVHVLSTTAYLVWDAALGKHTPDEVVDEVSQALDQAPDLIRADVQTCLTELTAVGLLENTTPGAP
- a CDS encoding nucleotidyltransferase family protein, with amino-acid sequence MIEDVPVAVRVRLAHGVAQRLADEHGVDLLHLKGPAAHASLRDPGRQSLDADVLVRPEHVDRLLDALLQHGWVRVSGFDEGSAFGHAFNLRHEYLGLLDLHRSWPGFGIDATEAFDRLWRDATRIELAHVPCPVPAVPAQRFILLLHAARSGGMAVEDHTRTWLDASDAERAQVRSLAREFDAEVALAAATGELEQFRHHPDYRLWRHFSERDPNRFHEWAGRFQSARGPVAKARVARAFVSVNPDLLREDLGREPTRADYARANLHRLRTAFSQAGILARRGLKRGRA
- a CDS encoding low molecular weight phosphatase family protein; this translates as MPTLLFVCEGNVCRSPFAELLARSLVGGSEWQFRSAGLGALAGSAMDPLMAEQLTRRGGDPTGFVARQLTPSLAREADLVVTMQRTQRERVIEDFPARASVTLTLGQLARTLERLPSGEAGPDLAGAIRRHRAGVRPEEDIADPMGKGPEAARACARALDADVRRVVAGLTASRSRSGPA